One stretch of Halobacillus litoralis DNA includes these proteins:
- a CDS encoding glycoside hydrolase family 16 protein yields the protein MKKAMYCFMVLFIVLGSFTPVYAKKSESKQVTGQNWYEAGLFEGLNNKKNENASMSYEEYAVVLSHWFGVDKEEAVQQTNEAAGADINLRSAIKQGEAKNVLTEFLPYQLEEKLDAWNDSSKPVKRKGVLQLVSGFVDAYYHEEGEYTGQDIKGNGWINASGVTISDSTFGGDLIIANGENILLEDIKVSGTVYINEDIQNEVSTVDADLNNVVVYDAADQASDWSLVWNDEFLAEEIDSDKWTYDIGNWIVDENGEGVAAGWGNNEKEYYTDSSENSYTEDGHLVIKAKKEEEPVTDEFGSYDYTSAKLKTKGLFSKKYGKFEAKMKLPEGQGFWPAFWMMPEDDVYGPWPTSGEIDIMEAAGGDTSNIGGAIHYGEEWPNNTYTAKDYHFPEGEDFRDYHTYSVEWEPGEIRWYVDGELYQTLNDWFSKGENQGDKYAYPAPFDQEFYMILNLAVGGWYGGDPDETTEFPQALWKSTMCEYMN from the coding sequence TTGAAGAAAGCTATGTATTGTTTTATGGTGCTGTTTATCGTTTTAGGAAGTTTCACGCCTGTCTACGCTAAAAAGTCAGAAAGCAAACAGGTAACTGGACAGAACTGGTATGAAGCGGGACTGTTCGAAGGATTAAACAACAAGAAAAATGAAAACGCCTCCATGAGTTATGAAGAGTATGCCGTTGTATTAAGTCATTGGTTTGGCGTGGATAAGGAAGAGGCTGTTCAACAAACAAATGAAGCAGCGGGCGCTGATATCAACCTTCGTTCTGCCATAAAGCAGGGGGAAGCGAAGAACGTTTTAACTGAATTTCTTCCTTATCAACTGGAAGAAAAATTGGATGCTTGGAACGATTCAAGTAAGCCGGTGAAACGTAAAGGCGTCCTTCAGTTAGTGAGTGGATTTGTGGATGCTTACTATCATGAAGAAGGAGAATACACAGGACAGGACATCAAAGGCAATGGGTGGATCAATGCCTCTGGTGTGACGATCTCAGATTCTACTTTCGGTGGTGATTTGATCATTGCCAACGGAGAAAACATCCTATTGGAAGATATAAAGGTTTCCGGAACGGTTTATATCAATGAAGATATCCAAAACGAAGTGTCTACGGTGGACGCGGATTTAAACAATGTGGTCGTATACGATGCTGCAGACCAAGCTTCGGATTGGTCGCTCGTCTGGAACGATGAATTTTTAGCAGAAGAGATCGATTCAGACAAATGGACGTATGACATTGGAAATTGGATTGTCGATGAAAACGGTGAGGGTGTCGCTGCTGGCTGGGGAAACAATGAGAAAGAATATTATACAGATTCCAGCGAAAACTCCTATACCGAAGATGGCCACTTAGTCATCAAAGCGAAAAAGGAAGAAGAACCTGTTACAGATGAGTTTGGAAGCTATGACTATACATCTGCGAAACTGAAAACCAAAGGGCTCTTCAGTAAGAAGTATGGTAAATTCGAAGCAAAAATGAAACTTCCTGAAGGTCAAGGGTTCTGGCCGGCATTCTGGATGATGCCGGAGGATGATGTGTATGGACCGTGGCCGACTTCTGGAGAAATCGACATCATGGAAGCCGCTGGAGGCGACACGAGTAACATCGGAGGAGCGATTCACTACGGAGAAGAATGGCCGAATAACACGTACACAGCGAAAGATTATCACTTCCCTGAAGGAGAAGACTTTAGAGACTACCACACATATTCCGTCGAATGGGAACCTGGTGAGATTCGCTGGTATGTGGATGGCGAACTTTATCAAACCTTGAACGATTGGTTCAGCAAAGGTGAAAATCAAGGGGATAAATATGCGTATCCTGCTCCATTTGATCAAGAGTTCTACATGATTCTGAACCTTGCTGTCGGCGGATGGTACGGTGGTGATCCTGATGAAACGACAGAATTTCCCCAGGCACTATGGAAGTCGACTATGTGCGAGTATATGAATTGA
- a CDS encoding GH1 family beta-glucosidase: MTTIQFPDKLTWGAATASYQIEGAANEGGRTASIWDVFSHTPGNVKNGDHGDHACNSYHMYKEDVQHLKELGVDLYRFSISWSRVIPDGTGDLNPEGIEYYRNLIGELIDNGIEPMITLYHWDLPQVLQEKGGWENRETTEAFLAYANAMFQEFGGQVKKWLTINEPWCASFLSNYLGIHAPGKTSLQAAVDVSHHLMLAHGKAVQSFRTLVPDGEIGYAPNVGWLEPYSPKQEDIDACKRGMMWQKEWFMDPVFKGTYPETLVNLFAEHNATLNMEEGDLEIISEPIDMMGINYYTGGLGRYKEDGGLFQVEEIALDERRTDIDWPIYGEGFYKTLTDLHQTYGDVPIYITENGACYNHGVEEDGKVHDKERVDYLKQHLTALNRAMEAGVPIVGYIVWSLLDNFEWAEGYEKRFGIIHVNFETFERTRKDSYYWFKDTVKNHSFER, translated from the coding sequence TGTGAAGAACGGAGATCATGGCGATCACGCGTGTAACAGTTACCATATGTACAAAGAAGATGTGCAGCACTTGAAGGAGCTCGGAGTCGATTTGTACCGCTTTTCCATTTCGTGGTCCCGCGTCATTCCAGATGGGACGGGTGATTTGAACCCAGAAGGTATCGAGTACTATCGCAACCTGATTGGGGAGCTGATTGATAACGGAATTGAGCCGATGATTACGCTCTATCACTGGGATCTTCCACAAGTACTGCAGGAAAAAGGTGGATGGGAGAATCGCGAAACGACAGAAGCGTTCTTGGCGTATGCGAATGCAATGTTCCAGGAGTTCGGCGGCCAGGTCAAAAAATGGCTGACGATCAATGAACCTTGGTGTGCCTCTTTCTTATCCAACTATCTAGGCATCCATGCACCAGGAAAAACGAGTTTGCAAGCGGCGGTAGATGTCTCTCATCACTTGATGCTCGCTCACGGAAAAGCAGTCCAGTCGTTCCGTACACTCGTTCCGGATGGAGAAATCGGATATGCCCCGAACGTTGGCTGGCTAGAGCCATACAGCCCGAAACAAGAAGATATTGATGCGTGCAAACGAGGGATGATGTGGCAAAAGGAATGGTTTATGGACCCCGTGTTCAAAGGTACATATCCAGAAACTTTGGTGAATTTGTTTGCTGAACACAACGCGACCTTGAACATGGAAGAGGGCGACCTTGAGATCATCTCTGAACCGATCGACATGATGGGGATCAACTACTATACAGGAGGTCTCGGCCGCTACAAGGAAGACGGCGGATTGTTCCAGGTCGAAGAGATTGCACTCGATGAACGCCGTACAGATATTGACTGGCCGATTTATGGGGAAGGTTTTTACAAAACTCTTACAGATCTTCATCAGACTTATGGGGATGTCCCGATTTACATCACGGAAAATGGCGCTTGCTATAACCATGGAGTAGAAGAAGATGGGAAGGTACACGACAAAGAGCGCGTGGATTACCTGAAACAACACTTGACCGCTCTAAACCGCGCCATGGAAGCTGGCGTACCGATCGTCGGTTATATCGTATGGTCACTTCTTGATAATTTCGAATGGGCGGAAGGTTATGAGAAAAGGTTCGGGATCATTCATGTGAACTTCGAGACGTTCGAGCGTACGAGAAAAGATAGTTACTACTGGTTCAAAGACACAGTGAAAAATCACAGCTTCGAAAGATAA
- a CDS encoding carbohydrate binding domain-containing protein, protein MRVYELTGRDYREPVEPVVEEETLPEDAKQPLEDGNFIYDQNYEKDINVVDAPEKTLDPTYWNFLKLPQFEGVGNLTIEDVDGENLAKTEITNPGNALWSLQQIQKLPVLKGHTYKVSFDAKSNTTRNMMTKVSGGAERGYANYSGEKTVELTENLQSYDYTFTFKQDTDLAARLEFNLGGNGTAPVWIGNVRVEDITDQVGEDTSKPALGDGNLIYNGTFDQGDMTRLNYWELSSQNGADASVVVPDSSRKAEITVEEEGQQPGDILFSQGAIPFVENQEYELTFDASASESRNIQVEVVSEDGSVQYFSEEAVSLTKEMAEHTLEFQLPEDLSGEVGQLRFLLGGEDGDVTLDNIRMIQTSVIVAPINFQNGDFSQGMEPWGSYIHFDANADVTVVDEELKIAIENAGNETWSVLAEQPGLSLSKGAAYTLSFDAKSTIAREIEVTLENANYTRYLSEKVSLNEEMEHYEFEFEMVKDDVTSLKFLMGQVADAHDIYIDNVKVEVK, encoded by the coding sequence GTGCGAGTATATGAATTGACGGGAAGAGATTACAGAGAGCCGGTCGAACCTGTCGTGGAAGAAGAGACTCTTCCTGAAGATGCTAAGCAGCCACTAGAAGATGGGAACTTTATTTATGATCAGAATTATGAAAAAGATATCAATGTCGTGGATGCTCCAGAAAAAACATTAGATCCAACCTATTGGAATTTCCTTAAGCTCCCTCAATTCGAAGGTGTAGGAAATCTAACCATTGAAGATGTAGATGGAGAAAATTTAGCGAAAACGGAAATTACAAATCCAGGGAATGCGCTGTGGTCTTTGCAGCAAATCCAAAAGCTTCCGGTTCTAAAAGGACACACGTACAAGGTGTCGTTTGATGCAAAATCCAATACGACCCGGAACATGATGACAAAAGTATCCGGTGGAGCCGAAAGAGGCTATGCGAATTACTCTGGTGAAAAAACGGTGGAATTGACGGAGAACCTTCAGTCTTATGACTACACATTTACGTTCAAACAGGATACAGATTTAGCCGCGCGTCTGGAGTTCAATCTGGGTGGTAATGGAACAGCACCGGTATGGATCGGCAACGTACGTGTGGAGGATATTACCGATCAAGTCGGAGAGGACACTTCGAAGCCGGCTTTGGGTGATGGCAACCTCATTTATAACGGGACCTTCGACCAGGGGGATATGACTCGTTTGAACTATTGGGAACTGTCCTCTCAAAATGGTGCGGATGCGAGTGTAGTCGTACCGGATTCTTCTCGAAAAGCTGAAATCACCGTTGAAGAGGAAGGTCAGCAGCCCGGAGACATTCTTTTCTCTCAAGGCGCCATTCCGTTTGTAGAAAACCAGGAATATGAATTGACATTTGATGCGAGCGCATCAGAATCAAGAAATATTCAAGTGGAAGTGGTCAGCGAAGATGGTTCTGTCCAATACTTCAGTGAAGAAGCGGTTTCATTGACGAAAGAGATGGCGGAACATACGTTAGAATTCCAACTGCCTGAGGACCTCTCTGGTGAAGTCGGCCAGCTGAGATTTCTTCTAGGTGGCGAAGATGGGGATGTGACGTTAGATAACATTCGTATGATTCAAACGTCCGTCATCGTGGCTCCGATCAATTTCCAAAATGGTGACTTTTCACAAGGAATGGAACCATGGGGAAGTTATATTCACTTTGATGCGAATGCGGATGTTACCGTTGTTGATGAAGAACTGAAAATAGCGATTGAGAATGCCGGCAATGAAACTTGGAGTGTTTTAGCAGAGCAACCAGGTCTTTCCCTTAGCAAAGGGGCTGCCTACACCTTATCTTTTGATGCTAAATCAACCATAGCCAGGGAGATCGAGGTTACTCTTGAGAACGCGAATTATACACGTTACCTCAGTGAGAAGGTCTCCTTAAATGAAGAAATGGAACATTATGAGTTTGAGTTTGAGATGGTTAAAGATGATGTTACTTCTTTGAAATTCTTGATGGGACAAGTGGCAGATGCCCATGATATTTATATCGACAATGTAAAAGTCGAAGTGAAATGA